GGGTTGTCCGCCACGAACCGGATCGCCGCCCACCCGTTCACCGGCACGCCCACCGTGTTCCTCATCGGCGGGTCGTCCAGGTTGAACTTGGCGGTGTCGGTGGCGGCGTCGAAGTTGCCGAATCCCTCGGCGAGGATGTAGAAGTCGTAGCCGTGGATGTGGATGGGGTGGTTCTCGCCGGCGAAGATGTTGGTGCCCTGCAGCACCAGCTGCACGGCGGCGCCGTACTTGAGCCTGTACACCTTCGTGCCCGGCGCCGGCTGCCACAGCGTGCGGCTCACGTTCTGCGCCGTGTAGTCGAACTGCACCGGCGGGTTCGCCGGGAAGTCGTCGGTGAACACGCCCTGCTGGGCCTGGGCGCCACCGTAGTGCGCCTGCAGGATGGACACGGTGGACGGCAGCACGAAGGAGACGTTGTTCATGCTCGCCGCGAACCGCGTGTTGTTGGGCCCGCCGCACTTCTGGCCACTCGAGCAGTTGAACAGCCCGACGCCCACGGTGAAAAAGAGGTTCTCGTCGATGCGGGATGGGAGCTCCGCCTTGCGAAGGCCTCGCAGGCTCGTCGTGaacgtcgtcgccgtcgccgtgtcGTTGTACGCCGGGAGCGTCGGCATggcggggctgctgctgctgctgccgctggagGAGGAGTAGTCGAagatggcggtggtggtggtgttgtcgAAGGGGACGCCCTGGGCGCTGGCgtaggcgcgggcggcgaggtagTACCGGCCGGGCGGCTGGTCGAAGGTGACGAGGACGTCTGTGGTCTGGCCGGGGGCGATCATGAGCACCGACGTGGAGTAGGGCTTGGTGTAGGAGgcgtcggcgccgacgacggtCATGGTGTGGCCGGCGAGGGAGACGAAGAGCTCCGTGTTGAGTGCGGCGTTGATGAAGCGCAGCAGGTTCGTCTCGCCGGACTTCACCGGGAACGTGGTCGTGTCCTTGGACGAGCACCTGTAGAGGTCGCCGGGCTGGCCGTTGACGGTGAGGGCGTCGGAGATGTTGGGCGCCGCGCCGGTGCGGGTGGCCGTGCGGACCACGTCGATGGGGTTCATGTCCCACCATTCCCCTGCACCCACGTTCCCATGAACCACACAGTTTTAATCACGAAGCAAAAACATGTGTACACGTTCAGTCACTACCGGAAACTGGGTGTAGGCCGAGTGCAAGTATGTTTGCTGAGTGCATTCCATCAGGCACTCGACAAACATTGTGCAGTGCATTAACTAGTTTGTTATGTTGAATTCTTTGTGAAAGTTGAAATGCAATCGGTCGAGATGACCGGGCAGTGCATTAATTACCTCTCCGGAATTTTGCTAAACCAATTTTATTAAGGATTCATGTAGCTTTATTACCCTTTTCAAACATTGTGGCAATCCTGATTTTGATTGACAATAGATAAGAATAAAGATTTAGAATGTGCTTAGTTTTTCCTCCTCCATGTGGTAGAAGGGGgtagatgcatgcatgcatgttaggCCTATTGTGGAATGTGGGCCTATTGTGCAACACAGCCAGCCCAAAGAAAAGCAGCAGCCTAATGATGCAATTTTGATTATGCAGCTTGAAAAAGTTGTACATGATAAACAAAATTAAGACCTATGTGTATATTAGTTTAGTATATATACGTACAGAGCTCTTTTAGTTCAGTGTATATACGTACAGAGCTCTTCTGGTTCCGAAGGAGAGACAACTCTGAAGCCGTTTGCCTTTCGGAATGCTTCAGAGGCAAGCATAAaacctctttttctttctttttcttttttgccttgGCAGCTGATGAACTTAGTGATGATTATCGATAGGAAATGTACCAACATTAGCATAGGCAAGATGATCAGAGATTCAGAGCTGTCCGTATTAGTCCTAACAGTGTGCATTGATCTAGTGAACCAGCAGTACGTTGTTCTGTTCCTCCCAGGGAACACAGCTTTGGTGTACGAGAGTTGTTGGACCCACAAGTCGGTTGCATGGTTCATGAGTGTGTTGACTCTCACGCACCTAGCTAGCTAGACCTAGCTAAGCTAATGATTAAGCAAGCAGCTGGTATCAGCAGCCAACAACTAACAGAATGATAACACTGACTAACATGcgggaaaagagaaaaaggaaatgctaATCATCTCTATTTTCTTCTATATTCTCTCTGGCCCACACCACACTTGCAAAATCTTACCTGGCCAATCAAAGTAGCTTCCACAAGCTTAGTAGGTTAGTTGGTGGGAGATACCATGGGTGTTGCACACTTTTCGGTAGCTAGCTAGGTTGAAGcctgattattttttttctcaactcGAATTCAGGGCATACTCCTTGCCAACATTAAAGCTATGAtatttaggacaagctaattagttaaaaaaaatgaaccaACTAGTTTATTAtgacatcatatatttaagaacgtaGATATATTTAAGAACGCAGATAGTACTAGCTGTGTCGATCGAGTTTTTACTTGTTAGTTTGGGGGAAGAAATGAGAGTGAGGGTACATTTGTGCAAGAGTTTTGACCTGTGTGTGTATGCGATTATTGGACATGAGCATACATACACAGCAACTAATAGTGAAATGAGTAGCATAGTCGGCCGAGCTAGCGTGTAGTAGTTCATGATGCATGAGTATTATACATTGTGCATGTGTAAAAAATTTACAATAGATTGAGATGGGTGTACATGCTGCCATGCAAATGCAGTAAAAATTCAGTAGCGGCACAGCACCAATGATGGCCATCATGTCCAGCATATCAATGGCGGTCTAGCTAATAGGATGATGATCAAGTATGATAACGTATCGAtcctccaagaaagttggaatcttactattactaattggaggctccttttaaagcctccagatgaagccacctaagattcctaggtggacactctataaaaagagagaaatcctagaaattctcacaaaaaagcaaaacatccgaccatcaatcgacagattcaaatcatcgtagccattggatctattatgttttctaaaaaattacccacctataccattatgaaaatagcctaaagtaaccccctaaatctatatataaattacccacctctgccattatataaaataaactaaagtaaccccataatcttcatcaaaattacccacttatgccattataaataatatttaaaataactccctaaaattgcctaccactattactttaaaaaacttaaagtaaccccttaaatttgcatctatattgcccacacatgctattattaaaaataacatgaggtaaccctacgtttgaatcaaataaccttaattaaaaatatacgatataataattaaggtctatacgcatgatggatgatgtgtgtcaccatttataaggatataaagttatGGGAATATacatttctatgctaaaattatatttagcattatggatagttctattaaatttatgagcactcaaacttagggttcattaaacaaattcaagcccaTACATGCGGTCCAAAGtggaaagttaaagattataaatgtggatgaaaatattatagagtaattactaactgaaatctatcacaattggatgaagatattaagtataatatctacataagtattgtgttcgaatatttaacaaacgagaggtagcttatggtaatagttttgtagcaatgtagtctaatttttttccattggaaactccgcattagttcccatgagacaagcaagaaaaaagagagattctcataaaaattaaaaacatcaaacaccaatcctgtaaactctaataatcatagccattgatttattatattttctaaaaaagttatccaccactgtcattgtggaaatattcaaaaatgagctctaaaacctatatctaaattatcgagctcagctattataaaacataatctaaagtaacctcgTAATCtttatccaatttactaatacacatcattataaagcataacttaaaatatcattctaaaattttatctatgttacccatgtatgtcgttattaaaaataacctaaagtaaatacctaaatcttaatctaattatcttcatgtgcatcatatagaaatgtcaaaaattaaactaatatataattctaaattacctatttatgtcattgttaatataaaaacaCTACATTAAAGTAtgtacacatgatgagtgccaccattagaCCATGCATACATGTATGTGCGGaatcaatgaaaaatattgatttgtatgctaaacataatgcaTAGAGGATTGGAgttgcgatacaaaatggaaaaaatatgaatatgaatgaaaaagtgcatagaataattattaattaaaaatcaatcacaactagacaaagatagatacatatctatataagtattatgttgaagtattggaaaaataagagagtagtaggtaaataattttgattattagctaagagtttaatttctaaataattttcaaatctaATAGCTTATAAAAACATTagtccgtgcgggagcacgggttgatggactagtgaacttataatttggaacatgGCAATATAATTGAAAACGACGTACTCGTACGTACCTAGCAGGATGGGGATCTCCCCGGCGGGAGgcttgccgccggcggcgactgCGTTGAAGGGGTATGCGGTGACGCCGGCGCGGGGCCTGATGATGAGGGCGCCGTGGACGGTGGCGCGGAGCCATGAGCTGTGGGCGTGCCACCACAGTGTGCCTTCCTGCCCGGCGACGGTGAAGCGGTAGGTGTAGCTCTGCCCCGGCCGTATGGGGCACTGCGTCACGTACTCGGGGCCGTCGGACCATCCCGTCCTCATCTGCCGCACGCCGTGCCAGTGCACCGTCACGTTGTAGCTGCCGCGGTTGATGACCCGGACGATGAGGGAGTCGCCCTCGCTGatctccaccgccggccccgGGAACTGCCCGTTCACCGTCATGATGCTGTGCTCCCGgcacagccgcgtcaccgaCGCCTCCTGGATCTGCATGCGTCATGCATGGCAATTAGGCATGGGGCTGCAGGAACTAGCTAACAGTAATTAACATGATGATCGATTATGTCATATTAATTGTCAGAGAGATCGATTACCACAAACTCATGGTACTGCTCCTTGGCGATGGTCGGCTGTATCATCAGGGAGGAGCAGAGGAGAAGAGCAAGGGCGGTGGTGAAGagcagcgaggaggaggagtaggacgacgacgacatgcTGCTTGACCTTGACATGCCGACAGCTGCTTGCATTCTTTCTGCTGTAACCAGCAACTCTGGATGGATGCCAGGTAGTTTGCTGCCTAACTCTTGCAATGCAAGACCTCAGAATTGCTTATGCAAGCTGCAGGCGACCGAGCTCTGTTTATataggagcaggagcaggtggaggaggggccaAACAGAGATCCTGGCTACCATGCAGCTACAAAGTCGTAGACAGCGGTGGTTTACTGGTTAGGTCCTCAAGCGATCCTGTTGTTGGCGAACGAATGCATGCATGGGCATGGCCTCATCTTTTGACACTCCCATCTGCTTTCACTTTCTTCTTTGAAAAATAACTGCTTTCTCTTTCTGACCTTGAGttgtttcatgcatgcatgtccgTTATTCAACAACGTGCATGCCACTGACACTAACAAGCACACTGACTCCAGTTTGGTACACCCACTAGCTGCTGCACTGTGTGTGCTTCCATTTCAACCTCAGGAAACAGATCGACTTGTCTTAGTGATGGTAACTTGCATTGGCCAACTCGATCTCATCCTTTTTGCTCAACTAATACTACCTAGTATTGTCAAGGAACATTTTGTTTTCCACTGCTAATTCAATTATTAATTGCCTGCTCATGCCTCCATCGCAAGTCTAGTATATTTTCCTCTgcatatgaagatgaagatcCGTCCTCAAAGGGCAGCTGAAGCATCATAATAACACAGCTTTCCAAGCACAGTAACGAATGCGTGTGGTCTTGTATCATTTGTAAGCTCTTTTCCGGAAACGAAACACTCTATCATCTAgtgttgcatacttgcatcatACACAATCTTTTGGCAAGGTGACTCCTGTGATCATGCTTCCATTATCACGAGTTTagttcctcctctcctctggaCATCCTCAAGGACAGACTCAAACATCATCATAATAAGATAGAACCTAGCTTCCAAGATCAATGAGTGTGGCATATATTGGTCGGCAGACCTTGTCCTACAAAGGACATCCTCTGTCATCTAATGTTGCATCGTCATGGATTGGCTTCAATGTTCACACTTTGCGCATATCCATATGACATGCGTATTTGTGTACATGGATGAGAACTTGTCACCATCGATGGAACTTGATCACTTGATAGCTGAATCAGATCCAAAACCAACACGCATCAACTTTACCATTTGGAATTTTATCCAATATATCTCAAATCAAATGTGATAGGCTAAGTACTTCAATGTTTATATTTAAAGACGAAGCAGAGAAATTAAAGCAGCCGGCCTCATGTTCGTTTGTTAATCAGGCAGAGCTCCAAAAGCCAAATGCTTAGGCATGCTTTAAATTAAAAGCAGATTCATGGTCAGCAGTATGTTTTCAGCATTTCAATTCACCAGAAATACTAATAAATAAACATGACATCCTAACTAAGGACCATATATAGAGCTGCCTGCAACTTGCATTTTAGCATCAATTACCATTTTGCATCACATGCTTCTTTATCTCAAATTATGCTCATGAGCATGCATGTTCCATTAGGAGAATCATTATGCATGAATTAAGGAATCATAGCCAGTGGGGCCACTAGTCCCGCAAATGTTTCCACTTGGAAAAAAGGATCCTTAGCTTTTGCTTCCTTTTTGTTAGTACCAAAGACTTCATTCCTAATTCTATTCCTGCATCAACTTTTTTCACATCCCAAATCCCTTGAAACCATGAGGTCACTAACAACTTTCTCCTGTGCTTTTTTGACTGTCATATCTcttcgtatccactctttccGAGAATATGACTAACTGAATCTTTACTTTGGCACGGGTTGTTCATCTTGCACTACTGCCAAATTTTACATGGAAGTATAACTACACTGTCACCATAACGACATTTAAAGTTCTATGCTCTGCAAGGATCAAAAGTGCATCACTTCATCTAGATTGTCTCCTTTCTGTTGCTTGCACCACTGAACCACAAGTAATTAAGATGCGGCGTATACTAGCCTGAACTTGTCATGTGATATAGAGATCGAACGTGTCGAGAGTAGTAAATTTGCTTCATTGATCATACCTGTACTACTATATCTTAACTATAGATGGATTTTCAGTACAAATTTAGACTTGTGGgtaatcagaattcagaaccaAACTTATTTTTAACAGTCAAGCAGTGCTAGGAGCTTTTGCTCTTcagcaaaaggaaaacaaattattgttcaaacatattttttttcgtgaatacgcaggagagctgcgtatctttcgATTAAGAAGAAGATTATTGTTCAAACGTATATTTTTGGCAGACTTTGAAACTGTAAAGTTGTCAAATACTTTGTTGCATCAAATGATTCATGTCCATGAGCTGTGGTTGGCAAAAGTACAACATGAAGCGTGCTGTGCTGTGTGCTAAGTGCTAACCACCACATACTGTTCATGGATTCAGTAGGCAAGTACCCAATCTGTTCTAGCTTCAGACGGTTTCTTGCAATTCAAGGCAGTCTAAAGTCAAATGGAAAGAAGAGCAAGAATcttgaggaggaagggaagaaaCACAATTTGGCATAAAAGGGGGAGATTTGCTTGGTGGCAAGGGGctcaaataaatattttataATGCAAGGCTGGGATGTAGCTCGATGCTAATTTGGAGGCATCTAACAACTCTTGTGCTCCACTACTTGTCCTTGAAAAACTGAAAAGATGTTTCACATGCTGATGTGCAAGCATACCAGCCCTCAACTAGCTTCcatctacaatttttttaattaaaaaggaACTTATTTCATGGCATGGGATGGTTACTTCTCGGATAAAGCTCAAGACTGAGATACGATTTCTCATGTTTTTGAGTTTTATTACTGCTGGAATGACCAAGCTTAATTCTGAACTCTGTTGGCAATGCAATGAAGGTTTGACATGTGAGACAAATCTCaaataaacaaagaaaatgTCGGAACACAAATGCCCACAGTCCCAGTGAAATAATGCTAGTGATTAGTCGAAACACCTGAAAACTTACTATAATGAGTTGCATGCATGTTTAGCATGAAGTAGGGAGCCAAAGAGATGGTGCAGTTGTGCAACCAACAAGCTGATTGTGACCGCATGGCAGTCACTCCACTGCAACCAGCAACGAGCTGATTAAGCAAAAGGTAACCTTTGTGAACCTTTTAAATTGGAAATAATTGAAGCAAAAGAATCCTTAAGTAGCATTGGTGGATAGGTTGTTTAAGTTGACCGGTGTGCTCAAGATCAGACAGCTCTAACAACCCAACTTGTGCGATTTGACAAAACGGATCTAGATTGCCGTGTGTCTGAGTTTCTTCTGTCCGTCAATCTCGGCCTGAACACGGCACCTCAAAGGAAGAAAAGCTTGCTGCaccgttttttttctttgctttcGTCTGGCGATGTCATTCCTGTGACCAAAGGCCTGTTTGCGTTGGTGTGATCACAAAAATGGTGTTGCAACACAACCACGAAGCAGTGCCAATCAGTTGTTCCTCAGTGACCGTTGTGTCGTTTTGTCGGCATGCATGTCTTGTAGTTAGCAGGAGCTTTCTGTTTGTGGCACCCCAAAGTACCCCACCTGTTATTTCTAGGCATCACTTTGAACTCTGTACTACTGAAATCTGCTGGAACACATCCACTGTTGGACAGCATGAACAAAGACAGTATGAAAAATTCAGTAACTGTTCATCATCATGATCGCTAATTCACCACCATCCTCATGATGGACAAGaaaatcaaataaataaaatgcaTCATTATAGCAGTAGTATTTCTCCTCTTTTCCATCCTTGTTCCTAGGCTGCTACATACAGCCGCTGATTCTAGTGCGAGTGCAAATAATATTTGCCTATACAAACTGAAAATTACCTAGTAAACACAAAACTAAGGGGTGATCCGACATTCCGATCACCCCCAGTGGTAGAAGTAGAAGTAATACTTCAGGATCAAACGAATCAAAGAATCCCTAGATATCTCTTTTCTAGCTAATAAACCATTGCTTTTCTTCTCGCGATTCTCGGCTGTTGAAGCGcgctcgtgctgctgctgctgctactcatCTTCTCCTGCTGCTGAAGCCGCCGGCACATGCGCGCCGGCACCTTCCTCGCTCGGCCCGGCGCCGCCATCCGACCCCGGCCTGATCTGCTCGAGCTGCCGCAGCACCTCCCGGGCCTCGGGCCTTACCGACGGCGCCGGGTCCACGCAGTGCAGCGCCAGCTTCAGCGTGTCCATCAGCTCGTCGCCGacgggccccgcggcggcgtcgcgcatCAGCTCCAGGTCGAATACCTCGCTGGTCCATTCCTCCTTCACGATGGACGCCACCCACTGCGGCAGGTCCATGCCGTTCGTGCTCTCCGCGGGGTTCTTGCCTGTCAGCAGCTCCAGGATGATCACGCCCAGGCTGTACACGTCCGTCTTCGCGTTCGCCTTCTTCAGCTTTGACAGCTCTGGCGCGCGGTACCCCAGGgcgcctgccgccgccagcACGTTCGAGTTCGCCGCAGTCGTCATGAGACGGGACAGGCCGAAGTCGGAGATCTTGGGGTTGCATTGCTCGTCGAGGACGACGTTGCTGGCGGTCAGGTTGCCGTGCACGATGCTCATGTCGTCGTGGAGGTAGGCGAGGCCACGGGCTGTGCCCTTGGCAATTGTCATCCTTGTCGCCCAGTCCACCGTCGTGTTCGGTGCGCGAGCTGCATCAATGCATTCATCAGGAAACGTCTAGAGTCAGTTCAGAGTTTCAGTTTCAGCATGTGTTAAAAAAGTGCAGAGTTTCAGCTCACAAGCATACTAAGATGTGGAAGGAATATGTAGCTGGGAGCAGATTTATCAAGAGATTTCATAAAAGAAAGTTTAATAATGCTGATAAAGTAGTACCGGATATCTAATTCATCAACTGGTTAATCTCAATTTCAATTGTTAGGCCCAATTGTTAGCATACTCTGTTTCAGTGCAGCTTCAGATTTCAGATCACAATTGTTGTAGAGTTTCAGTTCAGAAGTTTCCGAACACTGAAAAATCCTAAGCTGGGAACAGAATTATCAACAGATTTGAAATAGTAACAGTGTAGCATTGTTGAGACAACAAATTCCAATCCTTTACTTGGACAACACATGCTAATTCATCACTTGTTCCACTAAAAGTTGCACAAGGTGCTAGTTTGTTTTCACTGTCACTGAACCTAACACTAGCAGTTCGTGCATGCTACTGAACTATTCTGCATTGGTTATGAACAAGTTAAGGTCTAAACTGAATTTACTCTTATAAATCAAAAGCAGCTGCATTTCAAAATTTGCAACTCTAAGTTGAACCTGCTAACAGAAATACAGTTGTATCAATCTTTGCAACGTCTGAATCTGTAaatgttcagacttcagaacaTGCCTTTGCTAAAACATACTAGCAGTTAACAAGCTACAGGAGAGGTCGCATGCCAATTCACTAATACATTAATACTGCAAAATTCCCTGTCAATTGACAGTATTCCTACCATTTGTCATACGAATAAGGAATTTTCTACCAACTAGGATTTCTCATCCATATACGAATGCAAAAATTAATAATGCTGAACAGGGCACGAGAACAGAGCAAGAGTGAAGAAACGAAGTCTGACCGTGCAAGAATGAGGAGAGGTTGCCCTTGGGCATGTAATCGAAGACGAGGAGCTTTTCGCCCTTGGGCCCCAGGTAGTAGGCCATGAGCGCCAGCAGGTTGGGGTGGCGGATCCTGCCGAGCACCGCCGCTTCGGCCTCGAACTCCTTGTGGCCCTTGGTGATCTTCTCCCTGAGCCTCTTGACGGCCACCAGGCTGCCGTCCTCCAGCGTGGCCTTGTACACCGTGCCGTAGGTGCTCTTCCCCAAGATCTCCGCCGTGGCGCACAGCAGGTCGTCCGCCGTGAACGCCAGCGGCCCGTCGAAGTGCACGAGCTTGCCGCCCACGTCGCCGCCGgactccacctccgccgcgccaGACCCTGGCTTCTcgccgcgcccggccgccgcggcgccggcggcatccTTGGCCGCCTGCTTCCCGCTCCTTGCTGCAGTTGTGCTGCTGGAAGACGACCTCTTCCTTGTGAGGAAGCAGAGCAGGAGGCAGCAGAGGAGCAGCAGGATGAGGAGACCGATGACGATCCCGGCGATGATGAGTATGAGCTCCTTGGTGCTGAACttgcggcggccgcgcgcctcCTCGGCGGGTGAAGATGGCGCCGGGGATGGGGACGCTGGGCAGGGCGTGGAAGCAGAGTAGCCGCAGAGCAGGATGTTCCCGGTGAAGGCGGGCTCCCCGAACTTGTTGGCGAGTGATGCCGGCACGGCGCCGGAGAGGTTGTTGTAGGAGACGTTGAAGGACTGTAGCGTGGCGGTGAGGTTGTCGAGGCTCGGCGGGATCTCGCCGCTGAGGTCGTTGCTGGAGAGGTCGAGCGCCTTGAGGTCGGCGAGGGAGCCGAGCTCGGCGGGGATGGTGCCGTTGAGCTTGCTGTTCCCTGCGAGGTCGAGGTGCTGCAGCTTGGCGAGCTTTGTGAGGGACTCGGGAATGGGCCCGTCGAGGGAGTTTTGCGCGAGGCTGAGGAAGACGAGCTGGTAGCTCCCGGTGATGGAGTCCTTGTTGAGGAGGAGCTTGGAAGGCGACTTGGTGGAGCCTGCGAAGGCGTCGGGGATGGGGCCGGAGAGGTTGTTGTAGGAGAGGTCGAGGAAGAggagcgaggcggaggcgacgaccTCCGCGGGGATGTCAGCAGAGAGCGCGTTGCGGCTGAGGTTGAGGCGGATGAGCTTGGTGGAGTTGGCGATGGCGGGCGGGACGGCGCCGGTGAGGCGGTTGTTGCTGGCGTCGAATGACTGGAGCGCGACGCATCCTCCGATGGACGCGGGGACGGCGCCGGAGAAGCGGTTGTTGAAGAGGTAGACGCCGCGGAGGTCGGGGAGGAATCCGAGGGAGGCGGGGATGGGCCCCGCGATGGCGTTGTCGTGGAGGCTGAGCCTGCGGAGGCGGGTGAGCTGGCCGAGGCCGCGCTGGGAGAGGgtgcccccgagcccccgccaGGGGAGCGTGATGGCGACGACGCTGCCGAGGACGCACTTGATGCCGGCCCAGGCGCCGGAGCAGGCGGTGAGGCCggagtcgttccaggagcggagGAAGCCGTAGGGGTCGGCGAGGTCGTGGCGGATGGCCTGCAGGCCCTGGTAGTCGGCCTGGGAGATGACGACGCCGTCGCCCGCGGGGTGGTGgccacgagcggcggcgggcggtggagcgagcaggaggaggagcgcggcgcagcagcagcggaggaggagcaggaggcgcggcggcggcagcattgTGGGCTgttgatgaggaagaggaggaggaggaagaagaagaagagcagtaGAGATTGCTGCCTCTCCTCCCCTGCAGTCTCCGTGGGTGTGTTGATGAATGGGTGGCGCAACGGCTAGTAGCAGTGGGCCAGGCCAGGcggtttaattatttttgtaacggctagttccttcccatccgacatTCCGACCCAGTTGTTGTTTTTGTTTGGGACTGCAGGCCCACCCACTTGGTTATTATTCTAGGCCCAACAAAGGCCCTAAGGTAATTAATAGCCCAACAACAAAAGAGGTAGCTGAAGCGAGTCCCTTTTGTTTGGCAATTGGCATGCAGCAGCTACTTCATCTACAATCTAGCTTCGATTCGGACATTTTAATGCGGCTAGCATTGTGGTTTTCCATAATGCTGCTAGCATGATTTTCAATCCTGATCTGAATGGATTGCAGTTGCAGGTACCTCTGTGTGGATTGGTTTGCGAGTCAAATCTGTTCAGCAGGAATTAGATGTATTGTAGTTTTTGACTGCTTTTGATCAATGGTCTGTCTTGTGTCTTCTTTAGGTGGTTAGGAAAAATTGTTTTAAGTTTCCGACTGCAGTGCATCAATCTACCAATGCTTGAGGGCGAGACCATGCAAGTGCACATGGTTAAATAAAATAGGACAACAAATATCAAACAAATAAATTATTTGGCGTACATATGCTTAATGGCAACATACAATAAACCTCCATAACATTATTACTATTACATCTGTTTTCCTTTGCAAATGAGTACTGAAAATTCTCTGAAGAAAAGAAACAGCTTCAGAACTGGAGTGCACCAAATAGAATCCCCTGAACTCAGGCAAGTAAATCGGTGCCGTCGCCCTGGATGCAGATGCGGAGACAGTCCACAGCAGTACGCGGGCCTAACGGACAATAGTGCCAAGGTTCTTTGCTTCCATCTGCAACATTGTACTCCCAGGTCTCCCAGCCACAATCAGCCCCAAGATAGATGGTGTTAGGAGTGGCAGAGGGAAAGGCATCTGCCGCCGATACAGAGATTGCACGGCTCATGCCCATGAACACGGCGCGCCCGTTTAAGCCCTTGACCGGGATCAGGATGCCGGCGTCCAAATCCACTCTGTAAACCTCGTAGCTCctctcgtacgtgccgtcataactttcatcatcatcattttcgTGATCTTGATCATATTCATAGTATTGCAGCGTTCG
This portion of the Setaria viridis chromosome 7, Setaria_viridis_v4.0, whole genome shotgun sequence genome encodes:
- the LOC117862831 gene encoding laccase-23 isoform X1, translated to MQAAVGMSRSSSMSSSSYSSSSLLFTTALALLLCSSLMIQPTIAKEQYHEFVIQEASVTRLCREHSIMTVNGQFPGPAVEISEGDSLIVRVINRGSYNVTVHWHGVRQMRTGWSDGPEYVTQCPIRPGQSYTYRFTVAGQEGTLWWHAHSSWLRATVHGALIIRPRAGVTAYPFNAVAAGGKPPAGEIPILLGEWWDMNPIDVVRTATRTGAAPNISDALTVNGQPGDLYRCSSKDTTTFPVKSGETNLLRFINAALNTELFVSLAGHTMTVVGADASYTKPYSTSVLMIAPGQTTDVLVTFDQPPGRYYLAARAYASAQGVPFDNTTTTAIFDYSSSSGSSSSSPAMPTLPAYNDTATATTFTTSLRGLRKAELPSRIDENLFFTVGVGLFNCSSGQKCGGPNNTRFAASMNNVSFVLPSTVSILQAHYGGAQAQQGVFTDDFPANPPVQFDYTAQNVSRTLWQPAPGTKVYRLKYGAAVQLVLQGTNIFAGENHPIHIHGYDFYILAEGFGNFDAATDTAKFNLDDPPMRNTVGVPVNGWAAIRFVADNPGVWLMHCHLDVHITWGLAMAFLVEDGVGELQSLEAPPPDLPLC
- the LOC117862831 gene encoding laccase-23 isoform X2 → MNHATDLWVQQLSYTKAVFPGRNRTTYCWFTRSMHTVRTNTDSSESLIILPMLMLVHFLSIIITKFISCQGKKEKERKRGFMLASEAFRKANGFRVVSPSEPEELWEWWDMNPIDVVRTATRTGAAPNISDALTVNGQPGDLYRCSSKDTTTFPVKSGETNLLRFINAALNTELFVSLAGHTMTVVGADASYTKPYSTSVLMIAPGQTTDVLVTFDQPPGRYYLAARAYASAQGVPFDNTTTTAIFDYSSSSGSSSSSPAMPTLPAYNDTATATTFTTSLRGLRKAELPSRIDENLFFTVGVGLFNCSSGQKCGGPNNTRFAASMNNVSFVLPSTVSILQAHYGGAQAQQGVFTDDFPANPPVQFDYTAQNVSRTLWQPAPGTKVYRLKYGAAVQLVLQGTNIFAGENHPIHIHGYDFYILAEGFGNFDAATDTAKFNLDDPPMRNTVGVPVNGWAAIRFVADNPGVWLMHCHLDVHITWGLAMAFLVEDGVGELQSLEAPPPDLPLC
- the LOC117863626 gene encoding probable leucine-rich repeat receptor-like protein kinase IMK3 translates to MLPPPRLLLLLRCCCAALLLLLAPPPAAARGHHPAGDGVVISQADYQGLQAIRHDLADPYGFLRSWNDSGLTACSGAWAGIKCVLGSVVAITLPWRGLGGTLSQRGLGQLTRLRRLSLHDNAIAGPIPASLGFLPDLRGVYLFNNRFSGAVPASIGGCVALQSFDASNNRLTGAVPPAIANSTKLIRLNLSRNALSADIPAEVVASASLLFLDLSYNNLSGPIPDAFAGSTKSPSKLLLNKDSITGSYQLVFLSLAQNSLDGPIPESLTKLAKLQHLDLAGNSKLNGTIPAELGSLADLKALDLSSNDLSGEIPPSLDNLTATLQSFNVSYNNLSGAVPASLANKFGEPAFTGNILLCGYSASTPCPASPSPAPSSPAEEARGRRKFSTKELILIIAGIVIGLLILLLLCCLLLCFLTRKRSSSSSTTAARSGKQAAKDAAGAAAAGRGEKPGSGAAEVESGGDVGGKLVHFDGPLAFTADDLLCATAEILGKSTYGTVYKATLEDGSLVAVKRLREKITKGHKEFEAEAAVLGRIRHPNLLALMAYYLGPKGEKLLVFDYMPKGNLSSFLHARAPNTTVDWATRMTIAKGTARGLAYLHDDMSIVHGNLTASNVVLDEQCNPKISDFGLSRLMTTAANSNVLAAAGALGYRAPELSKLKKANAKTDVYSLGVIILELLTGKNPAESTNGMDLPQWVASIVKEEWTSEVFDLELMRDAAAGPVGDELMDTLKLALHCVDPAPSVRPEAREVLRQLEQIRPGSDGGAGPSEEGAGAHVPAASAAGEDE